A DNA window from Theobroma cacao cultivar B97-61/B2 chromosome 5, Criollo_cocoa_genome_V2, whole genome shotgun sequence contains the following coding sequences:
- the LOC18598931 gene encoding uncharacterized protein LOC18598931, translating into MGKYMELLDAGVRIAARFHSHCPQTARLYYHPPSNPEGHHDYHHEARAGSGSTGQVQDPTLVLSCGAKAAKGLESTELIFYSVV; encoded by the coding sequence ATGGGGAAGTACATGGAGTTGTTGGATGCAGGGGTGAGGATAGCAGCGAGGTTCCATTCTCATTGCCCGCAAACTGCACGCCTATACTACCATCCTCCTTCTAACCCTGAAGGCCATCATGACTACCACCATGAAGCCAGGGCTGGCAGTGGCTCTACCGGTCAGGTTCAAGACCCAACCCTCGTGCTCAGCTGTGGTGCCAAGGCAGCCAAGGGGCTTGAATCTACCGAGCTCATCTTTTATTCTGTTGTGTGA